In a single window of the Polyodon spathula isolate WHYD16114869_AA chromosome 60, ASM1765450v1, whole genome shotgun sequence genome:
- the LOC121307898 gene encoding uncharacterized protein LOC121307898 → MQRVKKDSPARMNSFVIFTLLCTWSVFASSPRDKWTSKHCSSESSSLYDVLWDDSQVIADKTLETDFLKQMANGTLEAERYINFTLQDIYYLVKVTELLKALSIQPETHTDIKQFILDRYNSYKKFADYVLNQYLLKNADDIKPSTAIAEYIQSYNDVMKEDHIYFAVALLPCARLWLYVAEHLEITKGSPYYRFKSENEVGHPEKHYKDLLENHRSEIDESKAKNIFQKHMKHEYNFFRSS, encoded by the exons ATGCAGAGAGTCAAGAAAGACAGCCCTGCGAGGATGAACTCTTTCGTGATTTTCACTTTGTTATGCACATG GTCAGTTTTTGCTTCATCTCCACGTGACAAGTGGACATCAAAACACT GCAGTTCAGAAAGTTCTAGCCTTTACGATGTGCTCTGGGATGACAGTCAGGTCATTGCTGATAAGACACTGGAGACTGATTTCTTGAAACAAATGGCAAATGGAACCCTTGAAGCAGAACGATATATAAACTTTACTCTTCAGGATATCTACTATTTGGTGAAAGTCACAGAGTTACTAAAGGCATTGAGCATTCagccagagacacacacagatataaaacAATTCATTCTTGATAGATATAACAGTTACAAGAAATTTGCCGACTATGTTTTAAATCAATATCTTCTCAAG AATGCAGATGACATCAAACCCTCCACTGCAATAGCAGAATACATTCAGAGTTACAACGATGTAATGAAGGAAGATCATATCTACTTTGCAGTTGCTCTTCTGCCCTGTGCCAGACTTTGGCTTTATGTGGCTGAACATCTTGAAATAACCAAAGGTAGCCCATACTACAGATTCAAGAGTGAAAACGAGGTAGGCCACCCTGAAAAGCACTATAAGGATCTACTGGAAAACCACCGCAGCGAAATAGATGAATCGAAAGCTAAGAATATCTTCCAAAAACACATGAAACATGAGTATAACTTCTTCAGGTCATCATGA